A stretch of Pseudomonas taetrolens DNA encodes these proteins:
- the thiL gene encoding thiamine-phosphate kinase: MGEFELIRNFFAAAPCAQGGEGVVLGIGDDCALLSVPSGEQLAISTDTLVAGVHFADPCDPFLLGQRSLAVAASDLAAMGATPLAFTLALTLPTVEADWLQAYARGLNHMAQRCDLRLIGGDTTRGPLCLTLTVFGRVPAGLALTRNGAQPGDLLCVGGELGNAAGALPLVLGQCSAEPAIAEPLLAHYWSPQPQLALGQALRGKATAALDISDGLLADCGHIAAVSRVGLRIENHRVPTSAALQTFLGAAQAQQAALSGGDDYVLAFTLPAAELPTLQAEGWPVHVIGRVVEGQGVGLVDEQGRDITPAIRGYQHFRA, from the coding sequence ATGGGCGAGTTTGAGCTGATCCGCAATTTCTTCGCCGCCGCGCCTTGTGCGCAAGGCGGCGAAGGCGTTGTTCTGGGCATCGGCGACGACTGCGCCCTGCTAAGCGTTCCCTCCGGGGAACAGCTGGCAATCTCTACCGACACCCTGGTAGCCGGGGTGCACTTCGCAGATCCTTGCGACCCTTTCTTGCTCGGTCAGCGTTCGCTGGCAGTGGCGGCCAGTGATTTGGCGGCCATGGGCGCAACACCTCTCGCGTTTACCCTTGCTCTGACGTTGCCGACGGTTGAAGCCGATTGGTTGCAGGCCTATGCCCGTGGTTTGAACCACATGGCTCAGCGCTGCGACCTGCGTCTGATTGGCGGTGATACCACGCGTGGTCCGCTGTGCCTGACGCTGACAGTGTTTGGCCGGGTGCCGGCTGGCCTGGCCCTCACCCGTAACGGTGCACAACCGGGCGACCTGCTGTGCGTGGGGGGCGAACTGGGCAACGCAGCGGGGGCCTTGCCGCTGGTGCTGGGGCAATGCAGCGCCGAGCCGGCGATTGCCGAGCCGTTGCTGGCGCATTACTGGTCGCCGCAACCGCAGCTGGCGTTGGGCCAGGCACTGCGCGGCAAAGCGACCGCGGCCCTGGATATCTCGGATGGCTTGCTCGCCGATTGCGGTCATATTGCCGCCGTTTCGCGGGTCGGTTTACGGATCGAAAACCACCGTGTGCCGACGTCGGCCGCGTTGCAGACGTTTTTGGGTGCTGCACAGGCGCAGCAGGCCGCGTTGAGTGGCGGCGACGACTATGTGCTGGCATTCACTCTGCCGGCCGCCGAGTTACCGACCCTGCAAGCCGAAGGCTGGCCCGTTCATGTGATTGGCCGGGTGGTTGAAGGGCAGGGCGTTGGCTTAGTTGATGAGCAAGGCCGGGACATCACCCCGGCGATCCGTGGCTATCAGCATTTCCGTGCCTAA
- the ribD gene encoding bifunctional diaminohydroxyphosphoribosylaminopyrimidine deaminase/5-amino-6-(5-phosphoribosylamino)uracil reductase RibD produces the protein MTVSTEQSVLDAHYMTRAIELARKGLYTTHPNPRVGCVIVRDGQIVGEGWHVRTGEPHAEVHALRAAGERARGATAYVTLEPCSHHGHTPPCAEGLINAGVARVVAAMQDPNPEVAGRGLKRLADAGIDVCSGVLEAEARALNPGFLKRMEHGLPFVRVKLAMSLDGRTAMASGESQWITGPAARSAVQRLRAQASVVLTGADTVLADGARLTVRGDELGLDAEQTALALSRPPLRVLVDGRLRVPLDAPFFKAGPALVATCVPPAEQYRTGPECLVIHGTNGQVDLRQLLVALAARGVNEVLVEAGPSLAGAFAEQDLVDEYQIFFAAKFLGSTARPLLELPLTRMSEATELKIIEMRAVGDDWRVTAIPVPSARV, from the coding sequence ATGACTGTGTCCACTGAGCAATCTGTTTTGGATGCCCATTACATGACACGTGCCATCGAATTGGCGCGCAAAGGGCTGTACACCACCCATCCCAATCCCCGCGTGGGTTGCGTCATCGTGCGTGACGGCCAGATTGTGGGCGAGGGCTGGCACGTTCGCACGGGCGAGCCGCATGCCGAAGTCCACGCCCTGAGGGCGGCGGGCGAACGGGCGCGAGGGGCCACGGCCTACGTCACGCTTGAGCCCTGCAGCCACCATGGGCATACGCCACCGTGTGCCGAAGGGCTGATCAATGCCGGTGTGGCGCGGGTGGTTGCAGCCATGCAGGACCCTAACCCGGAAGTCGCTGGCCGAGGTCTCAAACGCCTGGCCGATGCCGGCATCGACGTGTGCAGCGGCGTGCTCGAGGCCGAGGCACGAGCGTTGAACCCGGGCTTTCTCAAGCGCATGGAACACGGCCTGCCATTTGTACGGGTCAAGCTGGCCATGAGCCTCGATGGACGCACAGCGATGGCCAGCGGTGAAAGCCAATGGATCACCGGGCCTGCTGCTCGTTCAGCCGTGCAACGCCTGCGTGCCCAGGCCAGCGTGGTATTGACCGGTGCCGATACGGTACTGGCCGATGGTGCGCGACTGACCGTTCGCGGCGATGAGCTGGGCCTTGATGCCGAGCAGACCGCATTGGCCTTGAGTCGCCCCCCTTTGCGGGTGCTGGTCGACGGGCGCTTGCGAGTGCCGCTGGATGCACCGTTCTTCAAGGCCGGTCCGGCGCTGGTTGCCACCTGTGTGCCTCCCGCCGAGCAATACCGCACGGGCCCGGAATGCCTGGTGATTCATGGCACCAACGGTCAGGTCGATTTGCGACAATTGCTGGTTGCCCTGGCCGCCCGCGGGGTCAATGAAGTTCTGGTCGAGGCGGGACCGAGCCTGGCAGGTGCTTTCGCCGAACAAGACCTTGTGGATGAGTACCAGATCTTTTTTGCGGCCAAGTTTTTGGGTTCAACGGCGCGGCCCTTGCTGGAGCTACCATTGACCCGGATGAGCGAAGCGACAGAGCTCAAGATCATTGAAATGCGAGCGGTGGGTGATGACTGGCGAGTCACAGCCATACCTGTGCCATCAGCCCGCGTATAA
- a CDS encoding thioredoxin family protein, translating to MNQPKPTSYSFDVTSADFDKQVVEASFEQPVLVDFWAEWCAPCKVMLPLLEQIAEDYQGELLLAKVNCDTEQDIVGRIGIQTLPTVVLFKDGKVVDGFQEAQPDSAIRAMLAPHVVMPEPAAEDPMVQAQALFAESRFADAEALLKNILTEDNSNAKALILYGRCLAERGELTEAQAVLDAVKSDEHKAELAGAKAQLTFLRQAADLPDVADLKTRVAQNPLDDEAAYQLAIQQLARQQYEGALEGLLKLFIRNRSYNEGITHKTLLQVFDLLGNDHPLVTTYRRKLFAALY from the coding sequence ATGAATCAGCCCAAGCCTACTTCTTATAGCTTCGACGTAACGTCAGCAGACTTTGACAAGCAGGTGGTCGAAGCCTCGTTCGAGCAACCTGTTCTGGTCGATTTCTGGGCCGAGTGGTGCGCACCGTGCAAAGTGATGCTGCCCCTTCTGGAACAAATTGCCGAGGACTATCAGGGCGAATTGCTCCTGGCCAAGGTCAACTGTGACACCGAACAGGACATCGTTGGACGTATCGGGATTCAAACCCTGCCCACAGTGGTGCTGTTTAAAGACGGCAAAGTGGTCGACGGCTTCCAGGAAGCACAGCCGGACTCGGCCATCCGCGCCATGCTCGCACCGCACGTCGTGATGCCCGAGCCTGCCGCTGAAGACCCAATGGTGCAAGCTCAGGCCCTGTTTGCCGAAAGCCGCTTCGCGGATGCCGAAGCCTTGCTCAAAAATATCCTGACCGAAGACAACAGCAACGCGAAAGCACTGATCCTCTATGGCCGCTGCCTGGCCGAACGCGGCGAACTGACTGAAGCTCAGGCCGTGCTGGATGCGGTCAAAAGCGACGAACACAAAGCCGAACTGGCGGGTGCCAAGGCCCAGCTGACCTTTTTGCGTCAGGCTGCGGACTTGCCCGATGTCGCCGACTTGAAAACCCGCGTGGCGCAGAATCCGCTGGACGATGAAGCGGCCTATCAACTGGCGATTCAACAGCTGGCACGCCAGCAATATGAAGGCGCGCTGGAAGGCCTGTTGAAGCTGTTTATCCGCAACCGCAGCTATAACGAAGGCATCACCCACAAGACGCTGCTGCAAGTGTTCGACCTGCTGGGCAACGATCATCCGCTGGTCACCACTTACCGCCGCAAGCTGTTTGCCGCGCTGTACTGA
- a CDS encoding DUF2796 domain-containing protein, with translation MRRFLLALPFALLPLAMTHAADEHDHDHEHGSLEAHEHGVARLNAALDGQTLELELESPAMNLVGFEHEASTAADKKKVTDARAKLEQSTVLFSLPQAAGCLETAQELESPLFGDAPEHAHASDESKHQHSEIHASYEFTCSSPAALKTLDLTQLFKTFPATQKIQVQLIGPSGQQGVDVTPKAATLKF, from the coding sequence ATGCGCCGTTTTCTTCTCGCCTTGCCGTTCGCCCTGTTGCCGCTAGCCATGACTCACGCAGCCGACGAACATGATCACGACCATGAACATGGCAGCCTCGAGGCTCATGAACATGGGGTGGCACGCTTGAATGCGGCGCTGGATGGCCAGACCCTGGAACTGGAGCTCGAAAGCCCGGCCATGAACCTGGTGGGTTTCGAGCACGAAGCCAGCACCGCCGCTGACAAGAAAAAAGTCACGGACGCACGCGCCAAACTGGAACAATCAACGGTGCTGTTCAGCCTGCCACAGGCTGCCGGGTGCCTTGAGACCGCGCAAGAACTGGAAAGCCCGCTGTTCGGTGATGCGCCCGAACATGCTCACGCCAGCGACGAAAGCAAACACCAGCACAGTGAAATCCACGCCAGCTATGAGTTCACGTGCAGCAGCCCGGCGGCGCTGAAAACCCTGGACCTGACTCAGCTCTTCAAGACCTTCCCCGCCACGCAAAAAATTCAGGTACAACTGATCGGCCCAAGCGGCCAGCAAGGTGTGGACGTCACGCCGAAAGCAGCCACATTGAAGTTTTAA
- a CDS encoding cobalamin-binding protein: MRIWLALLLLAAAAGASVMAATRVVSLSPSLSEMVVELGAADLLVGRLEAGEPSPELLNIPSVGRYGQLDMERLLSLQPDLLLLWPGSVGAGQREQLRRLKIPTYTAEPKTLDQLADQIEALAVTLGRPERGRELANHVRQRLLELRAEHRRDQPLRVFYQVWDQPLYTLGGGQIISDALKVCGASNVFSDLQLPAPQVSLESVLQRNPDVIIAGNQAQLDAWKAWPQIDAVRHGRLLLLADKGLERPSGQMIEATARLCQQLAD, encoded by the coding sequence ATGCGCATCTGGCTGGCGCTCTTGCTGCTGGCTGCGGCCGCGGGCGCTTCAGTCATGGCGGCCACGCGCGTGGTCAGCCTGTCACCTTCCTTATCTGAAATGGTTGTCGAGCTGGGCGCCGCCGATCTTCTGGTCGGGCGGCTCGAGGCCGGTGAGCCATCGCCGGAGCTGCTCAACATCCCCTCTGTGGGCCGCTACGGTCAGTTGGACATGGAGCGCTTGCTCAGCCTGCAACCTGATCTGCTTTTGCTCTGGCCTGGCAGCGTGGGGGCCGGGCAGCGCGAGCAGCTACGGCGCCTCAAGATCCCGACCTACACGGCTGAACCCAAGACCCTCGACCAACTGGCCGACCAGATCGAGGCCTTGGCGGTGACGCTGGGGCGGCCTGAGCGCGGGCGTGAGCTGGCCAATCATGTGCGCCAGCGTCTGCTCGAACTGCGGGCAGAGCATCGGCGAGACCAGCCGCTGCGGGTGTTTTATCAAGTGTGGGATCAGCCGCTGTATACCCTTGGCGGCGGGCAAATCATCAGTGATGCCTTGAAGGTGTGCGGGGCGAGCAATGTGTTTTCCGACCTGCAGTTGCCCGCCCCGCAGGTCAGCCTGGAGTCGGTTTTGCAGCGTAATCCCGACGTGATCATTGCCGGCAATCAGGCCCAGCTCGACGCGTGGAAAGCCTGGCCGCAGATTGATGCTGTCAGGCACGGGCGCTTGCTGTTATTGGCTGACAAGGGTCTGGAGCGCCCGAGCGGGCAGATGATTGAGGCGACCGCCAGGTTGTGTCAGCAGTTGGCGGATTGA
- a CDS encoding riboflavin synthase, which yields MFTGIIESIGTIRALTPKGGDVRVSVDTGKLDLSDVKLGDSIAINGVCLTAVELPGNGFSADVSRETLDCTAFNALKSGSRVNLEKALTPTTRLGGHLVSGHVDGVGEVISREENARAIEFRIRAPKELAKYIAHKGSITVDGTSLTVNAVNGAEFSLTIIPHTLSETIMDDYRPGRRVNLEVDLLARYLERLLLGDKAAEPTGTISESFLAANGYLKS from the coding sequence ATGTTTACCGGCATCATCGAATCGATCGGCACCATCCGTGCACTGACGCCAAAGGGCGGGGATGTGCGGGTTTCAGTGGACACTGGCAAGCTCGACCTGAGCGACGTCAAACTCGGCGACAGCATTGCGATCAATGGCGTTTGCCTGACCGCAGTAGAGCTGCCGGGCAATGGTTTTTCGGCTGACGTCAGCCGAGAGACACTTGATTGCACCGCCTTCAATGCGCTGAAAAGCGGAAGCCGGGTCAACCTGGAGAAGGCACTGACCCCGACCACGCGTCTGGGTGGCCATCTGGTGAGCGGTCATGTTGATGGTGTGGGCGAGGTGATTTCCCGTGAAGAGAACGCTCGTGCCATCGAGTTTCGTATTCGTGCGCCCAAAGAACTGGCCAAATACATCGCGCACAAGGGTTCGATCACCGTCGACGGCACCAGCCTGACCGTGAATGCCGTGAATGGCGCCGAGTTCTCGCTGACGATCATTCCGCATACCTTGAGCGAAACCATCATGGACGACTACCGTCCGGGTCGCCGGGTCAACCTCGAAGTCGACCTGCTGGCGCGTTACCTTGAGCGTCTGCTGCTGGGTGACAAGGCGGCCGAACCGACAGGCACCATCAGCGAAAGTTTTCTGGCCGCCAACGGCTACCTAAAATCCTGA
- a CDS encoding ABC transporter ATP-binding protein, whose translation MTQALIELSDLSFSWPGHPVLLDIPAFRLEAGETLFLKGPSGSGKTTLLGLLGGVQKANSGSIRLLGQELSELGSGARDRFRVDHTGYIFQQFNLLPFLSVRENVELPCHFSKLRASRAVQRHGSVDNAARTLLAHLGLKDPALLGRRADSLSIGQQQRVAAARALIGQPELVIADEPTSALDADAREAFIQLLFAECREAGASLLFVSHDQSLAPLFDRHLSLSELNRAALSAEV comes from the coding sequence ATGACCCAAGCACTGATCGAACTCAGCGACCTGAGTTTCAGCTGGCCGGGACATCCCGTGCTGCTGGATATTCCAGCATTTCGCCTGGAAGCGGGCGAGACCCTGTTTCTCAAAGGCCCAAGCGGCAGCGGCAAAACTACATTGCTGGGGTTGCTCGGCGGCGTGCAAAAGGCCAACAGCGGCAGTATCCGTTTGCTGGGCCAGGAATTGAGTGAACTCGGCTCCGGGGCTCGCGATCGTTTTCGGGTCGATCACACAGGCTATATCTTCCAGCAATTCAATTTGCTGCCCTTCTTGTCGGTGCGCGAGAACGTTGAGTTGCCGTGTCACTTCTCCAAATTGCGCGCCAGCCGCGCGGTACAGCGTCATGGCAGCGTCGATAACGCCGCCCGGACGCTGCTGGCGCATCTGGGCCTGAAAGACCCGGCACTGCTGGGTCGCCGTGCCGATTCACTGTCCATCGGCCAACAGCAAAGGGTCGCGGCCGCCCGCGCCCTGATCGGTCAGCCCGAGCTGGTGATTGCCGACGAACCCACCTCGGCCCTCGATGCCGACGCGCGCGAAGCGTTTATCCAGTTGCTGTTCGCCGAATGCCGCGAGGCCGGTGCCAGCTTGCTGTTTGTCAGTCACGACCAAAGCCTGGCACCCCTTTTCGACCGTCACCTGTCGTTGTCTGAACTCAATCGTGCCGCTCTGTCGGCTGAGGTCTGA
- a CDS encoding YbaY family lipoprotein codes for MPLRTIVLLCLASLLVACSSEPPKSAQPQSLPQPKTDAPADLGPLPAYQRELSGVLTGVPAGAEVELAMLIVDERGRPQGLMASSKIAGNNQPLPFKLRFNPQAFPAGARVELRGRASQSGQLILHLPSRIINQPTTQTLGTLALVKAP; via the coding sequence ATGCCGCTACGAACGATTGTTTTGCTGTGCCTGGCGAGTTTACTGGTCGCGTGTAGCAGTGAACCGCCAAAATCGGCACAGCCTCAATCGCTGCCCCAACCCAAAACCGATGCGCCGGCAGACCTGGGGCCTTTACCCGCCTACCAGCGCGAGCTGAGTGGCGTGTTGACCGGGGTTCCGGCGGGGGCCGAGGTTGAGCTGGCCATGTTGATCGTCGACGAGCGCGGGCGCCCACAGGGACTGATGGCCAGCAGCAAGATTGCCGGCAATAACCAGCCGCTGCCATTCAAGTTGCGCTTCAACCCCCAGGCTTTTCCGGCCGGCGCACGGGTCGAACTGCGCGGGCGTGCCAGCCAGTCAGGGCAATTGATTCTGCACTTGCCTTCCCGAATCATCAACCAGCCCACGACCCAAACGCTGGGAACTCTGGCCCTTGTCAAAGCGCCATGA
- a CDS encoding class I SAM-dependent methyltransferase, which yields MNTPLDLQLSLSELLGDARLVITDLPETSLKLWLIDARNMDRAFTPDETRRILYEPPYWAFCWASGLALARYLAEQPQWVYGKRVLDFGTGSGVAAIAAAKAGALEVLACDLDPLALSACRANAELNDVQLGYSSDFFAEADRFDLILVADVLYDRENLPLLDQFLTRGQQALVADSRVRDFRHPLYQPLEMLKALTLPDLAEPHEFRNVSLYHAQRGRAAFSLPIQPL from the coding sequence ATGAATACACCGCTCGACTTGCAACTGTCATTGAGTGAACTGCTGGGCGATGCCCGCCTGGTCATCACGGACTTGCCAGAAACTTCGTTGAAGCTGTGGCTGATCGACGCCCGGAACATGGATCGCGCCTTCACTCCGGACGAGACCCGGCGCATTCTCTACGAACCGCCTTATTGGGCTTTTTGCTGGGCCAGCGGCCTGGCGCTGGCACGTTATCTGGCAGAGCAGCCGCAGTGGGTGTACGGCAAGCGGGTACTGGATTTTGGTACCGGCTCCGGTGTCGCCGCGATTGCAGCCGCCAAGGCTGGCGCTCTCGAGGTGCTCGCCTGCGATCTTGATCCGCTGGCATTGAGCGCCTGCCGGGCGAACGCCGAACTCAATGATGTGCAGCTCGGTTATTCCAGCGACTTCTTCGCCGAGGCCGACCGTTTTGATCTGATCCTGGTGGCGGACGTGCTCTACGACCGAGAGAACCTGCCGCTGCTGGATCAGTTTTTGACCCGCGGCCAGCAGGCACTGGTCGCCGACTCTCGGGTACGGGACTTCAGGCACCCACTGTATCAGCCGCTGGAAATGCTCAAGGCACTGACCTTGCCTGACCTGGCCGAACCCCATGAGTTTCGCAACGTGAGCCTGTACCACGCACAACGCGGTCGCGCGGCTTTCAGCCTGCCCATCCAGCCTTTATAG
- the nrdR gene encoding transcriptional regulator NrdR, which produces MHCPFCGANDTKVIDSRLVAEGDQVRRRRECLACGERFTTFETAELVLPRLIKQDGSRQPFDEDKLRAGMQRALEKRPVSVERLEAALAHIKSKLRATGEREVKSLVVGELVMSELQKLDEVAYIRFASVYRRFQDLNEFREEIDRLAREPSNK; this is translated from the coding sequence ATGCACTGTCCCTTCTGCGGTGCCAACGACACTAAAGTCATTGACTCGCGTCTGGTTGCCGAGGGCGATCAGGTGCGTCGCCGGCGTGAATGCCTGGCCTGTGGTGAACGTTTCACCACCTTTGAAACAGCTGAGTTGGTCTTACCGCGCCTTATCAAGCAAGACGGCAGTCGTCAGCCGTTCGACGAAGACAAACTGCGTGCCGGCATGCAGCGTGCGCTGGAAAAGCGCCCGGTGAGTGTCGAGCGTCTTGAAGCCGCGCTGGCTCATATCAAGAGCAAGCTTCGCGCCACAGGCGAGCGCGAGGTCAAATCGCTGGTCGTCGGTGAGCTGGTCATGAGCGAACTGCAAAAGCTCGATGAAGTGGCCTATATCCGTTTTGCCTCGGTCTATCGACGTTTTCAGGACCTCAACGAGTTCCGCGAAGAGATCGACCGACTTGCCCGTGAGCCATCAAACAAATGA
- the ribBA gene encoding bifunctional 3,4-dihydroxy-2-butanone-4-phosphate synthase/GTP cyclohydrolase II, translating into MALNSIEELVEDIRQGKMVILMDDEDRENEGDLIMAAECCKAEHINFMARFARGLICMPMSRERCELLKLPLMAPRNGSGFGTKFTVSIEAATGVTTGISAADRARTVQAAAARDAKAEDIVSPGHIFPLMAQAGGTLARAGHTEAACDLARMAGFEPSGVICEVMNDDGTMARRPELETFAAEHGIKIGTIADLIHYRMIHERTVQRIAEQPLDSELGQFNLVTYRDSVEGDVHMALTLGNICADEPTLVRVHNMDPLRDLLMVKQPGRWSLRAAMSAVAEAGSGVVLLLGHPLDGDVLLAHIRETADSLPVKKPTTYSIVGAGSQILRDLGVRKMRLMSSPMKFNAISGFDLEVVEYVPSE; encoded by the coding sequence GTGGCGCTCAACAGCATCGAAGAACTGGTCGAAGACATCCGCCAAGGCAAGATGGTTATCCTGATGGATGACGAAGACCGCGAGAACGAAGGCGACCTGATTATGGCCGCCGAGTGCTGCAAGGCCGAGCACATCAACTTCATGGCGCGTTTTGCCCGTGGCCTGATCTGCATGCCGATGAGCCGTGAACGCTGCGAACTGCTGAAGTTGCCGTTGATGGCGCCGCGCAACGGTTCCGGCTTTGGCACCAAGTTCACTGTGTCGATTGAAGCTGCCACCGGCGTCACCACCGGGATTTCCGCCGCCGATCGTGCGCGCACCGTGCAAGCGGCCGCTGCCCGCGATGCCAAGGCTGAAGACATCGTCAGTCCGGGTCATATCTTCCCGCTGATGGCCCAGGCTGGCGGCACCCTGGCCCGCGCCGGACACACTGAAGCTGCCTGCGATCTGGCGCGCATGGCCGGCTTTGAGCCGAGCGGTGTGATCTGTGAAGTCATGAATGACGACGGCACCATGGCCCGTCGGCCCGAGCTGGAAACATTCGCCGCTGAACACGGCATCAAAATCGGCACCATTGCCGACCTTATTCATTACCGGATGATCCATGAACGTACCGTTCAGCGGATTGCCGAGCAGCCACTGGACAGCGAACTGGGCCAATTCAACCTGGTGACCTATCGTGATTCTGTGGAAGGTGATGTGCACATGGCACTGACCCTGGGCAATATTTGCGCCGACGAACCGACGCTGGTGCGTGTGCACAACATGGACCCGCTGCGTGACCTGCTGATGGTCAAGCAGCCCGGCCGCTGGAGCTTGCGCGCCGCCATGAGTGCGGTGGCCGAGGCCGGCAGCGGTGTAGTGCTGTTGCTGGGGCATCCGCTGGATGGTGATGTATTGCTGGCACATATCCGTGAAACGGCTGATTCGTTGCCGGTGAAAAAACCGACCACTTACAGCATCGTGGGTGCCGGTTCGCAGATCCTGCGTGACCTCGGTGTGCGCAAAATGCGCCTGATGAGTTCACCGATGAAGTTCAATGCCATATCCGGTTTCGATCTGGAAGTTGTAGAATACGTGCCCTCCGAATAA
- the ribH gene encoding 6,7-dimethyl-8-ribityllumazine synthase encodes MTLKTIEGTFIAPKGRYALVVGRFNSFVVESLVSGAVDALVRHGVNESDITIIRAPGAFEIPLVAQKVAQRNEFAAIIALGAVIRGGTPHFEYVAGECTKGLSQVSMQFGVPVAFGVLTVDSIEQAIERSGTKAGNKGAEAALSALEMVSLLAQLEAK; translated from the coding sequence ATGACCCTGAAGACCATCGAAGGTACCTTCATCGCCCCTAAAGGCCGCTACGCACTCGTAGTGGGCCGCTTCAACAGCTTCGTCGTCGAAAGCCTGGTGAGTGGTGCCGTTGATGCCCTGGTTCGCCACGGTGTGAACGAAAGCGACATCACCATCATCCGTGCTCCGGGTGCGTTCGAAATTCCGCTGGTTGCGCAGAAGGTTGCCCAGCGCAACGAATTCGCCGCCATCATCGCCTTGGGCGCCGTGATTCGTGGCGGTACTCCGCACTTCGAATACGTTGCCGGCGAATGCACCAAGGGCCTGTCCCAAGTGTCCATGCAGTTTGGCGTACCGGTTGCGTTCGGTGTGCTGACCGTTGATTCGATCGAACAAGCGATTGAGCGTTCCGGCACCAAGGCCGGTAACAAAGGCGCTGAAGCTGCCTTGTCTGCCCTTGAAATGGTCAGCCTGTTGGCACAGTTGGAGGCCAAGTGA
- the ribA gene encoding GTP cyclohydrolase II yields MPVVFVAACKLPTPFAEFTMHGFLEKATGREHVVLSLGDVADGAPVLGRVHSECLTGDALFSQRCDCGSQLDAALQAIAREGRGVLLYLRQEGRGIGLLNKIRAYELQDGGADTVEANERLGFAADQRDYAICLPMLEHMGVKSLRLMTNNPRKVKALTDMGITVSERVPLHTGHNPHNKLYLATKANKLGHMMGNQHQNEADPA; encoded by the coding sequence GTGCCCGTCGTTTTCGTTGCCGCTTGCAAACTACCCACTCCTTTTGCTGAATTCACCATGCATGGCTTCCTTGAGAAAGCCACGGGGCGTGAACACGTTGTGCTCAGTTTGGGCGACGTGGCGGATGGCGCTCCAGTATTGGGCCGAGTGCATTCTGAATGCCTGACCGGCGATGCTTTGTTCAGCCAGCGTTGTGACTGTGGCTCGCAGCTGGACGCCGCCTTGCAGGCTATTGCCCGCGAAGGCCGGGGCGTATTGTTGTATTTGCGTCAGGAAGGCCGTGGTATCGGTTTGCTGAATAAAATTCGCGCCTACGAACTTCAGGATGGCGGTGCCGATACCGTCGAGGCCAATGAGCGCCTGGGCTTTGCCGCCGATCAGCGTGATTACGCCATCTGCCTGCCGATGCTTGAGCACATGGGGGTCAAGTCGTTGCGCTTGATGACCAACAACCCGCGCAAGGTCAAAGCGTTGACCGACATGGGCATCACCGTGTCCGAGCGCGTTCCGCTGCACACCGGTCATAACCCGCACAACAAACTGTACCTGGCGACCAAGGCCAACAAACTCGGGCATATGATGGGTAACCAGCACCAGAACGAGGCTGATCCGGCGTGA
- the nusB gene encoding transcription antitermination factor NusB, with the protein MISDESDRFNPRDPKPADAGKPSKSAKRREARQLATQALYQWHMAKHSLNEIEAQFRVDNDFTDVDAAYFREILHGVPAHRGEIDAALVPCLDITLDELDPVELAVLRLSTWELIKRVDVPYRVVINEGIELAKVFGSTDGHKFVNGVLDKLAPRLREAEVKAFKR; encoded by the coding sequence GTGATTTCCGACGAAAGCGATCGTTTCAACCCGCGCGATCCAAAGCCTGCGGACGCTGGCAAGCCATCCAAGAGCGCCAAGCGCCGCGAAGCGCGTCAGCTCGCGACTCAGGCACTGTATCAGTGGCACATGGCCAAGCACTCGTTGAACGAAATCGAAGCGCAGTTCCGCGTCGATAACGACTTCACCGACGTTGATGCGGCCTACTTCCGCGAGATCCTGCATGGCGTGCCTGCACACCGTGGCGAAATCGATGCGGCCCTGGTGCCGTGCCTGGATATCACCCTGGATGAGCTGGACCCGGTTGAACTGGCCGTGCTGCGCCTGTCTACCTGGGAACTGATCAAGCGTGTCGATGTGCCTTACCGCGTTGTGATCAACGAAGGCATCGAGCTGGCCAAAGTTTTCGGTTCCACCGACGGACACAAGTTCGTCAACGGTGTACTCGACAAACTGGCGCCACGCCTGCGTGAAGCTGAAGTAAAGGCTTTCAAGCGCTAA